cCTGCCTGGTGTTCTGGGTGTTTCTGCAGGTTTCTGATGGTGGTGTGTCCCCACATTGCTTTGACAGAGCTCCTCATACTCCGCCTGCAGTCAGTCACACTTGCCCATGCGCTCATGCACTCCTCTTCATCAACccacttatcatcatcatcctgttTTCCTGTCATTAACACACCTGAACGCAGCTCTGGCACAAGCCTTGGCATGAGGAACAGCAGctacatggacacacacaggaaaaacaaGGTCCTCGCAGATGAAGAATAATGGACGGATGATTATTGATATAATGATGGAAGGATGGTGAGAGGTATGTTTTCGTGGGATGATAGATGATGGGGGGATGAGTGTGTACCCGTTTATAGAGGCGAGAGGGGATAAAGTGTGTGAGCTCCTTAGCGTGTGAACTGGATTTACACAGAGCATAACACACTGCCACCACAcagaacctacacacacacacacacacacacacacattcaatcacACAGGAAACAATATTACTTCATACAAGTGTGTCATAattggaaaagtgtgtgtgtgtgtgtgtataacctAAGGGAGAACTCCATGCCACTCGCAGTGGAAAAAGGTAAAGCATCACTCAGGGCCTCGGATGGAGTCAATCGGGTAGAGGGTGTGAGactgagggagtgagacaggtcCACCATGGGAAACTGATCTCTACACACATGAAGGTCCACCACTAACACTGCCAGAGCCAGGACATGGGCAGGAGCGAGAGACGgcccctaaacacacacacgagcaaACTGTATATTTACTTGAATTAGATCTGTGATTATTGTATATTTCAAGTGATGAGCGCCCCCTAGTGGCAATTAGTGTGATGCTGCTTTATCACTGCAATTCACTAAAATAAAGAACTTTAATATCCAATAATTTTACTCATATTACAAATCAGGGAgtagagagacagggagagagagagtgtgtgtgtgtgttacttggAGGTTTAGTAGTTGCAGAACTCTTTGCAGGAtatgtgtgtatagctgtgtatgTCCTAATAACATCTTCAGAAACACTCCAACCCACTCACCCTGCCTACAAACACATGAAGTCAAGTTCAGAACTGACTGTGTGATAAAACgtacctgtatacacacacacacacacacactaactttaTAATCAGATACACTTTACCTGTTTGGAGGAGCAACTCTACACATAGcaagcacacactcacagaaacccTGCAGGATCACATTTACAACCTAAAACCcggacacacacagtcacactgaGAATCACAACATCAGACTGAATCGCATTAACATTATTGAATATGAACGAATATTATTCTGTTCTAAGATCAGCTGTGTGTGCTTCcttacaggaggtgtgtgtgaaggagagtgTGGGTCCAGGGTCAGTGTTATGGTCTCACACTCGCTCTGTTTGTCCAGGTTATCACACACACCGGCCAGCATCTGAGACAGCATGGCAACCTGTGCTCGCACCTCTGACAAAGACATGAAAATAAGATTATATTAAGGTTCAACAGACAAAGAACCTTATCACTGCATTGATCTTAGGAGGCTTAAAGCTCTGACaagggcataacattatgaccacctgcctaatattgtgttggtccaccttttgctgccgaaacagccctgacccgacaggacatggactccactagatccctgaaggtgtgctgtggtatctggcaccaagatgttagcagcagatcctttaagtcctgtaagttgtgaggtggagcctccatggatcagacttgcttgtccagcacatcccacagatgctggattggattgagatctggggaatttggaggccaagtcaacacctcaaactcatttaggtgctcctcaaaccattcctgaatcatttttttgctttgtggcacggcacattatcctgctgaaagaggccacagccatcagggaatactgtttccatgaaagtgtgtacatggtctgcaacaatgcttaggtaggtggtacgtgtcaaagtaacatccacatggatggcaggacccaaagcttcccagcagaacattgcccaaagcatgacactgcctccgccggcttgccttcttcccatagtgcatcctggtgccatgtgatcCTCGggtaagagacacacacgcacctgaccatccacgtgatgtaaaagaaaacgtgattcatcagaccaggccaccttcttctattgctccgtggtccggtttggatgctcacatgcccattgttggcgctttggtggtgtacaggggtcaacatgggcaccctgactggtctgcagctatgcagccccacacgggccagccttcactccccacgtgcaccaatgagccttggccgcccatgaccctgtctccagttcaccactgttctgtccttggatcacttttgatagatactgaccactgcagaccgggaacaccccacaagagctgcagttttggagatgctctgatccagtggtctagccatcacaatttggcccttgtcaaactcgctcaaatccttacgcttgtccatttttcctgcttctaacacatcaactttgaggacaaaatgttcacttgctgcctaatatatcccacccactaacaggtgccatgatgaggagatcatcagtgttattcacttcacctggcagtggtcataatgctatagtcatatatgtgtgtatatatatagtcacGTGTTATGATAAATCAATTAgttattacagtattacagtattTGTATATTAAGtggtttgtgtatatatatatatatatatatatatatatatatatatatatatatatatatatatatatatatatatatatatatatatatatatatgtatgtacctCCTTCAGCAGCCCCAGAAGACAGTAACACCCTCAGCTGCATTATATGAGTTTGAACACCCATCTGTGGGTCCTGTTCTTTTAGatcacatacacctgtaacacacacacacacacacacacataaatggcTATAAATGGCCGTTTATAAATCGATGACCTGAGGATGAAagtttttttgtaaagaaataCCTGCTCCCTGCTGCTGTCTCATACAGGACTCAATGTAGGAGGAGTACAGAGCAGCTGGGATCTTCtctgccctacacacacacacacacacacacacactttttgtcAGTCAGCATTTGAATCTTTTGGCATTTGCAGGACTCATTATAGTGTGTCACTAAAAAGACCTAAAATAATTCACTCTAACATACACCCATTAAACACACCTAGTCTGCATCTATTATATGACGATATTAAGACTTAGTATTATATCTTAGGGCATGACGTATACATCTTAATACTGTAAAACCCTGCCTTGTACTTATTATCTTATAATAATGTCTAATTATAATCATTTAGGCTGCACCCATTTATTACTATATAATGCAATGCTGTTATTTTATTACAGGGACCCCGCCCATtccttattataataataagaaataataataataataaacgaagtaatatgtgtgtgtgtgtgtgcaaaaccTACTTCTTGAGTGCCTCGATGAAGGCCATTCGATTATCAGGTTTCTCTGGAAGCTGTAAAGAATGCAAGAATTGCAAGAGACatttatacagacacacagtaacaatctacatgtatgtgtgtgtgtgtgtgtgtgtgtgtgtgtttgctctcaCCATGCGTGGTGTCAACAGAGCAGGAAGGAATCGGGACAGGAAATACGGCCGTCTAAATATACTGAATACACATGCCACAAATGAGATGAGACTCACAAACAGACTgaatttaatgtgtgtgtgtgtgtctgtctatacCTGGCTTCCATCACAGTGGCTGAGATCCTCCCAGTGTTTTGAAAGAATGCTACAGCTTTCTCCACGTCCTGCTGGGCAACACACTCTggctacacacaaacacacacagactgtcacgttcaaaacatcacacacagactcacacatatacactctgttgccaaaagttttgggatgtctgcttttacatgcacatgaatgtaatatggagttgtcctgcccttcgcagctataacagcttcaactcatctgggaaggttttccacaaggtttaggagtgtgtttatgggaatttttgaccattcctctagaagcgcatttgtgaggtcaggcaccgatgttggacgagaaggcctggctcacagtctccgctctaattcatctcaaaggtgttctatggggttgaggtcaggactctgtgcaggtcagtcaagttcctccacaccaaactcactcatccatgtctttatggaccttgctttgtgcactggtttgcagtcatgttggaacaggaaggggtcaaaaagttgggagcataaaattgtctttattatgaagctgaagcattaagagttcctttcactggaactaaggggccaagcccaacccctgaattcaatgatatagagaggtgtcccaaatatagtgtacatacacacaggaGAGGTGAGTTGGTCTTCAGCACCAGTTTGAAGGTCTTAGTCCAACCCAGTGTCAGTGGATCTCCCACTTCCTGGCATTCAGACCACAAGCAGTACAGATGTGCAGACATGTTTCACCCTCAGCTCTGGAGTCCCCCAGGGTTGTGTCCAGAGCCCGCTGCTGTACTCTTTGTATATTTATGACTGTGTGCCCACTTCCAATTCTACAACCATTGTCAAGTTTGCTGCCGACACTGCTGTGGTGGGCCTGACCTCTACGAATTATGAGAAGGCCTACAATCGAGAAGATTAAGCTCCTGTAGAACTGGTGCCAGGAGAAAAATCACCTCCTGAATGTTAGCTAGCAGGGCTAGTCTGCTCTCTAACGtgcaaacaaaatatattttttcattcctACTTATATTCAAGTTAATTCTGATTTATGTACATTCTATTTTTAGGTCACAGACAGTCATTTTAATGTACATGGTACAAGGTTGTGTGTAAGCAAtacaattttcatttcatttagagATGTTAGCTATCAGGGGGGTGTTTCACTTACCTTGACCTCAGTTGCAGCACCTGAGACCACCTCATACATCCCCATCTGCTCAACAGaaacctacacaaacacacacaatagtcATTTTTATTGAATTGTATGTAATACAGTAGGATACCTGTCTGTACTGTACCTAAATACCAGTGCTGAATTTTGTTTCCTTCTTACAGAACATGAAGAGGGGCATAAGGGCAGAGCTGGAGTTAGTGCAGAGCcctttttggtgtgtgtgtgtgtatgtgtgtgtgtgtgtgtgtgtgtatgtgtgtgtatgtgtgtgtgtaccaccTTGAGGTCAGAGAGGCGTGTCCTGGTCAGAGAGATAAACTCCTGCAGAAGAGAGCGGTGTTTCCCTGGGACATAGGGCGGGTGTAGGACAtggacctacacacacacacacacacacacacagagtttaacCACTTGAACGATAAGTGTATCGTGTGTTCAGTCTAAACTCACTTAAACACCCAGACCCTGTTCTGTTGTTACCTTTAGGTACTGCGGGGGATCGAAGGGCACGAGGTCAGACAGGAACTTCAACAGGAACACCAATGACTTCTtactgttaccatggtaacCACTCGCCCCGCCAAAGGAGATCTGGTGTAGGAAGATTAATTCTAACATCTaaatgttcaacaagcacaaacacaccaagACAGAGAGACGCACACCTTGAACCAGTCGCTGTAGGAGGGAAAAATGGCAGGACCCTCTAGTGCCCCTTGTCGAGCTAACAGGAAGGCGGTGATCATTTTCTCCACATCGTACGAGTGAAACGCTGATCTCAGCAACTGGGACAACAGCTCTACAcataaacccacacacacacacacacacacagtaaagatactgacagatacaccaatcaggcataacattatgaccacctgcctaatattgtgttggtcccccttttgctgctaaagcagccctgacccgtcatgcactgtgtattctgacacctttctatcagaaccagcattaacctcttcagcaatttgagcaacagtagctcgtctattggatcggatcacacgggccagccttcgcttacatcgtgcatcagtgagtcttggtcacccatgaccctgtcgccggttcaccactgttccttcctcggaccacttttgatagatactgaccactgcagactgggaacaccccacaagagctgcagttttggagatgctctgatccagtcgtcaagccatcacaatttggcccttcgtcaaactcgctcaaatccttacacttgcccatttttcctgcttctaacacatcaactttgaggaaaaaacgttcacttgctacctaatatatcccacccactaacaggtaccatgatgaggagataatcagtgttattcacgtcacctgtcagtgctcaggatgttatgcctgatcggtgtataacacacaaactctcaaataaatgtgtgtgtcaggtgtgtatgtgtgcgtgtgtgtacctTTGAGGCAAGCCTGCATGTTTGAGTGATACACCAACAATGTTGAAATGCAGGACAGAACATTCTTCCAGTTCACTTCCAGAGTCTCTAATACCTGCTGCAGGTGAGTGCACACctcctccatactgaacaccacacacacctgagagaatTTAGTGTTAAATGCATAGGTGCACAGGTGATGGAGATCTACAAGACTCACCATCTATATGAATAAGCAACATCAATGAATAATAAGGTAAGCTTTACCTTACAAAACAGTGACGTCATCAACTGAGATGTTTTAGCAAAACTCCACTGACTCTGCATTGCTATGGCGTCTGacactaaaattacacacacacacacaggtgaagcacaacagtaacacaaccacaaacacacacacagcaagtaAAGATCTCTATACCTTTGAAGCTGGGCtgatgtgtgagtatgtgtgtgagtgtgtgtgtaaaaaaacgGTGCACAGCATCTTCTGACACGGACACAGCAAACACGGAAGTCTTGAACACACAAAGcctgtttaacacacacacacacacaca
This genomic stretch from Hemibagrus wyckioides isolate EC202008001 linkage group LG08, SWU_Hwy_1.0, whole genome shotgun sequence harbors:
- the LOC131357886 gene encoding Fanconi anemia group A protein isoform X4, which gives rise to MDSSVSHSCSSVLDSMLSWVLDSIENTHTANPTHTTHTTDSSKHLPAAAVWLCVFKTSVFAVSVSEDAVHRFFTHTLTHILTHQPSFKVSDAIAMQSQWSFAKTSQLMTSLFCKVCVVFSMEEVCTHLQQVLETLEVNWKNVLSCISTLLVYHSNMQACLKELLSQLLRSAFHSYDVEKMITAFLLARQGALEGPAIFPSYSDWFKISFGGASGYHGNSKKSLVFLLKFLSDLVPFDPPQYLKVHVLHPPYVPGKHRSLLQEFISLTRTRLSDLKVSVEQMGMYEVVSGAATEVKPECVAQQDVEKAVAFFQNTGRISATVMEASIFRRPYFLSRFLPALLTPRMLPEKPDNRMAFIEALKKAEKIPAALYSSYIESCMRQQQGAGVCDLKEQDPQMGVQTHIMQLRVLLSSGAAEGEVRAQVAMLSQMLAGVCDNLDKQSECETITLTLDPHSPSHTPPVVNVILQGFCECVLAMCRVAPPNRQGEWVGVFLKMLLGHTQLYTHILQRVLQLLNLQGPSLAPAHVLALAVLVVDLHVCRDQFPMVDLSHSLSLTPSTRLTPSEALSDALPFSTASGMEFSLRFCVVAVCYALCKSSSHAKELTHFIPSRLYKRLLFLMPRLVPELRSGVLMTGKQDDDDKWVDEEECMSAWASVTDCRRSMRSSVKAMWGHTTIRNLQKHPEHQLSFSDWLMFELRVQRSQDALSDTERQLYERWACQQWFLPLCGTAGGCKGNTATACTHIINAVLDEGVSPVLYSPAPPHTDSCRVDILARLQELLWELQFTCRSRVREKRLFLWDLMDQRCSVNSKPKNSSSELELQTILHTCNCVILTVPSSLLVCVCAAGRKSMLDCTALMDHINNHQRRVCSPAGVLSCSLTTHFLSAVLSASVSCESPVEAVDTTLSQLSVRCPLLMLSAVRWWVCVSPVLCSLWERVIGGQQPDMLQLLNDCTQWACRWVRGLPDDVPSAPALVLAVCVHVAVEQQGSDTERVKAKLTLIQQHREVLVFLLFFYITDFLSEHLSPQGGLQGDRSVSRAKSFSVQLITLLADSSDWLSLFHQSGSSMEHEHSSERKAYASVVSMVTTDQCARLMPFALFSMLVDVDASILSRLMVSPGFLLPAVMSYTALMKLFLLGHTADVKADTPQQILREAQHIVLKSISLTRPGSITHSLLRQMEAECMELDPEVAAALSALMNSDDL